In one Sphingobium sp. MI1205 genomic region, the following are encoded:
- the ispG gene encoding flavodoxin-dependent (E)-4-hydroxy-3-methylbut-2-enyl-diphosphate synthase, protein MSDHNPGLRPWRDIARRQCRQIMVGNVPVGGGAPVTVQTMTNTPTHDVKATVDQIRRCEEVGVDIIRVSCPDEESTAALKQIVRAARVPIVADIHFHYKRALEAADAGAACLRINPGNIGSEARVKEVVDAAKANGCAIRIGVNAGSLEKDLLEKYGEPCPEALVESALDHIKLLQDQDFHEYKVAVKASDVFLAVAAYMQLAEAVDCPLHLGITEAGGLIGGTVKSAIGIGNLLWAGVGDTIRVSLSAEPEEEVRVGYEILKSLGIRTRGVKVISCPSCARQGFDVIRTVQALEERLQHIHTPLSLSVLGCVVNGPGEARETDIGLTGGGAGKHMVYLSGLTDHTIQDEGMIDHIVNLVEAKAAEIEAAKLEAETTDAGNAEAAE, encoded by the coding sequence ATGTCCGACCATAATCCCGGCCTTCGCCCCTGGCGCGACATCGCTCGCCGCCAATGCCGCCAGATCATGGTCGGCAACGTGCCCGTAGGCGGCGGCGCGCCGGTCACTGTCCAGACCATGACCAATACCCCGACCCATGACGTCAAGGCGACCGTGGATCAGATCCGCCGGTGCGAGGAAGTGGGCGTGGACATCATCCGCGTCTCCTGCCCGGATGAGGAATCGACCGCGGCGCTGAAACAGATTGTCCGCGCCGCCCGCGTGCCGATCGTCGCCGACATTCATTTCCATTATAAACGCGCTCTGGAAGCGGCCGATGCGGGCGCGGCCTGCCTGCGCATCAACCCCGGCAATATCGGCAGCGAAGCGCGGGTGAAGGAAGTGGTCGACGCGGCCAAGGCCAATGGCTGCGCGATCCGTATCGGCGTCAATGCCGGTTCCCTTGAAAAGGATCTGCTCGAAAAATATGGCGAGCCCTGCCCGGAGGCACTGGTCGAAAGCGCGCTCGACCATATCAAGCTGCTCCAGGACCAGGATTTCCATGAATATAAGGTCGCGGTAAAAGCCAGCGACGTATTCCTTGCCGTCGCCGCCTATATGCAGCTTGCCGAAGCGGTCGATTGTCCCCTGCACCTTGGCATTACCGAAGCGGGCGGCCTGATCGGCGGCACGGTGAAAAGCGCGATCGGCATCGGCAACCTGCTCTGGGCCGGGGTCGGCGACACGATCCGCGTCTCTCTTTCCGCCGAACCGGAAGAGGAAGTGCGCGTCGGCTATGAAATCCTGAAATCCCTCGGCATCCGCACGCGCGGGGTCAAGGTCATCTCCTGCCCCAGCTGCGCGCGGCAGGGTTTCGACGTGATCCGCACCGTGCAGGCGCTGGAGGAACGTCTCCAGCATATCCACACGCCCCTGTCGCTGTCGGTCCTTGGCTGCGTGGTCAATGGTCCCGGCGAAGCGCGCGAAACCGACATCGGCCTGACCGGCGGCGGCGCGGGCAAGCATATGGTCTATCTTTCCGGCCTCACCGATCACACGATCCAGGATGAAGGCATGATCGACCATATCGTCAACCTGGTCGAAGCCAAGGCAGCGGAGATCGAGGCGGCGAAGCTGGAAGCGGAAACCACCGACGCGGGCAACGCAGAGGCGGCGGAATAG